One stretch of Salmo trutta chromosome 7, fSalTru1.1, whole genome shotgun sequence DNA includes these proteins:
- the LOC115196640 gene encoding spermidine/spermine N(1)-acetyltransferase-like protein 1, with protein MNQVAMNQVALNQVAMNQVAMNQVAMNQVELNQVELNQVAMNQVAMNQVELNQVDINQVAMNQVALNQVELNQVELNQVDMNQIV; from the exons ATGAACCAGGTAGCTATGAACCAGGTAGCATTGAACCAGGTAGCTATGAACCAGGTAGCTATGAACCAGGTAGCTATGAACCAGGTAGAATTGAACCAGGTAGAATTGAACCAG GTAGCTATGAACCAGGTAGCTATGAACCAGGTAGAATTGAACCAGGTAGATATTAACCAGGTAGCTATGAACCAGGTAGCATTGAACCAGGTAGAATTGAACCAGGTAGAATTGAACCAGGTAGATATGAACCAG ATTGTATGA